The Bacteroidales bacterium genomic sequence TTTTCAGGTAAAAGAAATCTTAAAGTCCAAAGAATACATAATAAGAGATTAGAGTATGTAACTTCTCTTAATTTGAGGAAGGCAAAATCTCAAGCAAGAGATAGTTTATTAAATCTTTATGGGGACAGCATTTATAACATGATCATGCAGAATAAAAATAATTTTGGTGGGGTATATCTTTTGAAGAAATATGCTTCTGCACCTATTTTCAATGATAAGGAGCGTAAAGAATTATTTAGATCAATTAAGGATTCAAAGCTCAGGCAATTGCGCGATTTTAAAACTGTTTATTCGGAATGGCTGGGAAAGGAGAAAGGAATAAATAAGGTAGGTACAAAGGCACATAACTTTTCCTTACGGGATACTTCCGGAGATTTTGTTGAATTTAATCAGATTGCCGAAAATAAAATGACTTTTGTGGAGGCCTCGGGATCATGGTGTGGTAAGCCTGCAGAACGTTCAAAAGACTTATTACCAATATATAAATCATATAAAGACAATGGCTTTGAAGTTATTACCATTGTTCAGGAATCCCGATATGATCGTTGGAAAAAGTGGGTGAAAAAATGGAATTTTCCCTGGGTCAATTTGGCAGAATTAACGAAAGATAATACAAATGAGGTGTTTTATGGAGATTTATTATTCACGCATGGGGATAATTGTTTGGTCAACAAACAAGGAAAAGTAATAGCCAGTGATTTATCTCCTGCTCAGCTTAAAGAACAGCTCATGAAAAAGTTCGAACCTGACAAGTACGAAAGGTATACGAAAAACAAATGGAAGTTGCCTGAGGGTATACATATATTGGATAAAAACGATTCTATAAAAAGTTT encodes the following:
- a CDS encoding redoxin domain-containing protein, whose product is MSRIIILFSIIVALLSCKKQQETFEYTLKGEVIGKDSGKLVYFESQRLGDEIKIPFEKGKFEHSDTAYGIYSSFITFYEDMKSGRFMSFPVIIEPGEIKLEIHADSITYKSRVFSGKRNLKVQRIHNKRLEYVTSLNLRKAKSQARDSLLNLYGDSIYNMIMQNKNNFGGVYLLKKYASAPIFNDKERKELFRSIKDSKLRQLRDFKTVYSEWLGKEKGINKVGTKAHNFSLRDTSGDFVEFNQIAENKMTFVEASGSWCGKPAERSKDLLPIYKSYKDNGFEVITIVQESRYDRWKKWVKKWNFPWVNLAELTKDNTNEVFYGDLLFTHGDNCLVNKQGKVIASDLSPAQLKEQLMKKFEPDKYERYTKNKWKLPEGIHILDKNDSIKSFAELNKKMGKNPFIIDCWGTWCKPCLQEFKYNASLKSFLKENDIKIVYIAFERNLDNAQWLDYIKKYELKGYHMRVNEDFAKKFSKLGFKGRLPTYMIVNSEGEIVEPDAHRPSSQEKLYNQI